From the Streptomyces sp. KMM 9044 genome, one window contains:
- a CDS encoding STAS domain-containing protein — protein MTDTEQADRPDPLRAAHRKVGGIHVVTLHGEIDHDVEGIFRDALLGTAEAAPARIVADLSGVSFMDSTGINILIATHLRTTQAQGWVRIAGAQQPIQRLLQVTGVDAFIPCHPTTEQAVAS, from the coding sequence GTGACTGACACCGAGCAAGCCGACCGGCCGGACCCTCTCCGCGCCGCGCACCGCAAGGTCGGCGGAATCCATGTCGTGACCTTGCACGGCGAGATCGATCACGACGTCGAGGGCATCTTCCGCGATGCCCTGCTGGGAACCGCTGAAGCAGCACCGGCGCGGATCGTCGCCGACCTCAGCGGGGTGAGCTTCATGGACTCCACCGGCATCAACATCCTCATCGCCACCCATCTGCGGACAACGCAGGCACAGGGGTGGGTGCGCATCGCCGGTGCCCAGCAACCCATACAGCGCCTCCTGCAGGTCACCGGAGTCGACGCTTTCATCCCCTGCCACCCGACGACCGAGCAGGCTGTGGCCTCCTGA